Proteins co-encoded in one Phoenix dactylifera cultivar Barhee BC4 unplaced genomic scaffold, palm_55x_up_171113_PBpolish2nd_filt_p 001616F, whole genome shotgun sequence genomic window:
- the LOC120108888 gene encoding uncharacterized protein LOC120108888 translates to MVTWNKAAMTKHLWALCNDDGNSLWSSWVRSYLLRGRSIWEIKCPKDCSWSWRKILSLRSLVRWKMRYRVGNGSSISLWFDHWHPLGPLIEVFGERFIYDSGLGQNAKVEAIIDGQEWHWPISRSPAWLELISSAPTSCWPDSRRLDVLQWIDAPKGSFSVRGVWESLRPRHSRVN, encoded by the coding sequence ATGGTGACTTGGAATAAGGCAGCCATGACCAAACACTTATGGGCTCTCTGTAATGATGACGGTAACTCTCTTTGGTCTTCTTGGGTTCGCTCTTATCTTTTGCGAGGCAGAAGTATTTGGGAGATCAAATGCCCCAAGGATTGCTCTTGGAGTTGGCGGAAGATTCTTAGTCTTCGCAGTCTTGTCCGATGGAAGATGAGATATCGAGTGGGCAATGGGAGTAGTATTTCACTTTGGTTTGACCATTGGCATCCCCTTGGTCCTCTTATTGAGGTGTTTGGGGAAAGGTTTATCTATGATTCTGGCCTTGGGCAGAATGCCAAGGTTGAGGCTATTATTGATGGCCAGGAGTGGCACTGGCCTATCTCTCGCTCCCCTGCATGGCTTGAGCTCATTAGTAGTGCTCCTACTTCATGTTGGCCAGATAGCAGAAGGCTAGATGTCTTGCAGTGGATTGATGCTCCGAAGGGTTCCTTCTCTGTTCGTGGTGTTTGGGAGTCGTTGCGCCCGCGTCATAGTAGAGTGAACTAG